One genomic window of Haliotis asinina isolate JCU_RB_2024 chromosome 4, JCU_Hal_asi_v2, whole genome shotgun sequence includes the following:
- the LOC137282507 gene encoding uncharacterized protein: METTGVLILILFLRVSRNRSQASPQCQAVTVQYTHVMTFDNRLFSRWLLWTKPSVNRNECANFCLQDKTCVSFQMSSRGSVCRAYAVAFNGNSASVSAPGYMLYVTDKAQGFIGSTCQNNADCYVTGSVCVNSECMCDPGLAFSPQQKSCVSTCTEYGPHYTIIRGYYIGGNNMATYNGVTEQQCMDHCTTHTAFVCRSADWRASDGRCDLTTKTLLTVSTSNYRIVPDPTSIVQFSRDCKA, encoded by the exons ATGGAAACAACAGGCGTTCTCATCCTGATTCTGTTTCTGCGAGTTTCGAGGAATAGAAGTCAAGCCTCTCCACAGTGCCAGGCAGTCACTGTCCAATACACACATGTGATGACGTTTGACAATCGGCTGTTTTCAAGGTGGTTGTTGTGGACAAAACCATCAGTGAACAGAAATGAATGTGCCAACTTCTGTCTCCAAGACAAAACCTGCGTTAGCTTTCAAATGAGCTCAAGAGGATCAGTCTGCAGAGCTTACGCCGTCGCCTTTAACGGGAATTCTGCAAGTGTATCAGCCCCGggatatatgttatatgtaaCGGACAAAG CTCAAGGCTTTATTGGATCTACGTGTCAAAACAACGCAGACTGTTACGTCACAGGTTCCGTCTGTGTCAATTCCGAGTGCATGTGTGACCCCGGACTGGCATTCTCACCTCAACAAAAGTCTTGTGTTTCAA CTTGTACAGAGTACGGTCCTCATTACACTATAATACGTGGCTATTATATCGGCGGAAACAACATGGCTACCTACAACGGGGTTACTGAACAACAGTGCATGGACCACTGCACCACCCACACCGCCTTTGTCTGTCGATCAGCTGACTGGCGTGCCTCTGACGGAAGATGTGACCTCACCACCAAAACTCTCCTGACTGTTTCCACATCTAACTACAGAATAGTACCTGATCCTACAAGTATTGTCCAGTTTTCCCGAGATTGCAAAGCGTGA
- the LOC137281203 gene encoding uncharacterized protein, with amino-acid sequence MENTVVFILILFLRVSNNRVQAILECESVKITHVMTFDNRLFSRWLLWKKSSLNRIECATFCLQEKTCVSFQMKEGESVCKGYAVAFNGDSTSESAPGYVLYETEKARGFIGSSCQNNADCYLPDSVCVNSECMCDPGLAFSPQQKSCVLTCTEYGPHFTTIPGYYIRHNNMLTTYGVTEQQCGNLCANQTNFVCRAADHETDVERCDLTDQSLLTVDKSDYIIEVDRTSIHFSRDCKA; translated from the exons ATGGAAAATACTGTTGTTTTCATCCTGATTCTATTCCTGCGTGTTTCTAACAATAGAGTTCAAGCCATTCTAGAGTGTGAGAGTGTCAAAATCACGCATGTCATGACGTTTGACAATCGGCTGTTTTCGAGATGGTTGTTGTGGAAAAAATCATCACTGAACAGAATTGAATGTGCCACCTTCTGCCTCCAAGAGAAAACCTGCGTTAGCTTTCAAATGAAGGAAGGAGAGTCAGTCTGTAAAGGCTATGCCGTCGCCTTCAACGGGGACTCCACAAGTGAATCAGCCCCGGGATATGTGTTGTATGAAACCGAGAAAG CTCGAGGCTTTATTGGATCTTCGTGTCAGAACAACGCAGACTGTTACCTTCCTGACTCCGTCTGTGTCAACTCCGAGTGTATGTGTGACCCCGGACTGGCATTCTCACCTCAACAGAAGTCTTGTGTTCTAA CTTGTACAGAGTACGGTCCTCATTTCACTACAATACCTGGCTACTATATAAGGCATAATAACATGCTTACCACCTACGGGGTGACTGAACAACAGTGCGGGAACCTCTGTGCCAACCAAACCAACTTTGTCTGCCGGGCAGCTGATCACGAAACCGATGTCGAGAGATGTGACCTCACTGACCAATCTCTCCTGACTGTTGACAAATCTGACTACATAATAGAAGTGGATCGTACAAGTATTCATTTTTCCAGAGATTGCAAAGCCTGA